The genomic interval TCCATCATCTGAAACTCCATTTTACCAGGAGGGGCCTGCAAGGGGACAGGGGATGAGTGAAGCAGCACTAGGGCCGGCAGTGCCAGCTCAACCCCTGGGCACATGGGGTCATTCTGACCCATCCCCAGTGGGCAATGCCAAGGTGGGCATGGGACAACAGGAACAATTTTCTGGCCTCGGCAGGGGCTGGGCTGTTTGTAGGCTTTACGGGTGAAGTGCTGCCTTGCTAAGGCTGAGGGCTGGCAGGGGAGTGCTGCAGGGACCCCCAAACTGAGCACCTAGCTCTTCCCCACTCTGCCAGCGGGAGCAAAGGGACCACCACAGTCAGGGAGTCCCCAAACAGGTCATGTTTGCTGGAGCAGGTATCCCAGCTGCTGCCTGAGGCATCCCGCAACCCCCTGCCTGACCCTGAGGGAGAGCCCCTGGGCCACAGCTCTCACCTTGCTGcccttcctctcttcttccccatgCCTCCGCCGATCCAAGGCACCGGGGCTGTCCAAGGAGGCTGCGGACACCAGCTCCTCCACACGGGGGGACACCCCGTGCCTGCTGGGGCTGCCACCTCCGCTGTACCCCACACCAGGGCTCTTCTCTCCCAATGGGCTGTGGAGGAGCCGGGCAGCAGTGGGAAGGGTGAACTTGGCCACTAGCACGTTGTTGGCTGACGAGAGGATGAGGGGCCTGGCGGCAGTGGCATCGGGGCTCAGCAGGCTGCCTGCCCCACTCCCCATCTGGTGTGCACAGCTGCCTGCCGGCAGGCTGGGTACCTGCTGCTCACCCGCCCCATCCCAGATGGCCTGcagctcctcttcttcttcctcaaaCTGCCTGTGGGCAGGGTGGCAAACCTTCCCGGGGCCTGacacagggctgtggggctgtggggaccCCAGCGCCCACTCGAAGACAGACAGCTGGGTGGGGGCAGCAGGGGAAGCTGGGGACCTTGCAGGCTGGCCACTGCCAGCTGGCTGCTGTATGTGGGCAGTGCCAgggacggctcctgccctgcctgggatGCTGGCAGGGGACGGCCCAAGCTCCAGTCGAGTGGCTCTGTGATGCCTGGCCCTGCCAGTGGTGCCAGGGCTGCCATCCTGGCCCAGCTGGGCAGCCAGCTCATCCCCCTCCCAGCTGACCCACTTGTGCAGCACACCAACATGGGATGGCCGGCTTGGCCTGAAGTCCAGGAGGTCTTCACCGGCACTGCTGGGGTGCCGCGGGCTCCAGTGCTCCTCCCCAGCGCGGTGTGCCCTTTGCTGGCTGTAGCTGGGGTTGAAGCTCACCTCCTTGAACCACGTTCCTCGCTCGCTGTTAGGGGATGTCCCCAGCCCCTCACCAGGCCCCTGGGGACTGTGCCCATCCACAACTACTTCCTCCTGCCATCCAGCCCCATGCATGCCTGTGGGCTCCCATGGCCTCATGCCCCagtcctgcctctgctcctgcccctccacctcctcctgcagcactgcGGCCCCTCGGTGGCACCCCAGGACCACCGTGTCTTGGGGCAGCTCTAGGCTGAGCACGGAACCCAGGGAAAGGTGGGGAGACATGGGTTTTGGGCCAGGGAGGCGGTCCCGGGACGCCACCCCGCACTCAGCATCGATATCCTGCACCAGCGGGTTCCTGACATAGAGCAGCAGCTCTCCGAGTGGGGCTCCAGCAGCGGCTGCTGCTGGCCCCCCCTTCATCCAGCTGCATTTCTGAGGCCATGTGTTGCTGGGGCCATGGTGCTCCTCTGGCgcaggctgcagggagctggcacCCATGATGCCCTGCAGCGTCAGCAGCCGGGCCTGCTCGGCCCTTGCCCGCTCCCGCTGCTGCAGGCTGTCGAAGAGGGAGCCCACCCCTGCCTTGGGCAGGGTGTGGGAGGTGGCCGTAGTCCTGCTGCTGGGTGCCGGAGGACGGTGGGTGACAGCAGGCAGCTGCTTCACACCAGAGGTTTTCCTGACCTCCACTTGCGCCTGAggacacagagaaagagagaggggtgACCCCCATGGCTAGAGCCTCTGGCACCCTGTACTGACCACCCCCTCTCCATGCTGCACCTGGGCAAGCAGGGAAGCAGGGGGAAGCAGGCAGCCAAAAATGCTCACTAGCAGCAcatgcagagctgggagcagcacagCTTCACCTCTGCCCCTCAAGGGCTGCTCTcacctcagcacaggcagggaagaggcaggcaAGGGAACCTTTGCCCATAATGGAGTCCTGCAGGTGCGGTGCAGTGGGGGCTGCCTGCGCCATATGGCTCTCCCCCTGCAGCACTGCCCTCCAATCCCCTACTTCTGGGTGGCTACTGAGACAGCAGTCACTGCCCTCAGGCAGCAGAGTGGGCAAATTCAAGGGCAGGGGCTGaggacagccccttcccctccccttcggCACAGACACCCTCTCtagcccagctgcagcccctttCCTGGGTTTCCACAGATGCAAGGATGAAAGCAAAGGGCTTTGCCTGCAGGAGCTGAAGCAGTGTACCCCCGTACCCCTTAGGCTGGAGGGTGCCTGTTAGCAAAACTCTCCTGGTAGCCTGGCAGCCCCTTGCCCTGCCTCAATGACCTCTGGCCTCTATGGCCCCCTGCCCTCTCCCTTGGCTACCCAGCCTAGCTGCACGGGGCCCAGTTGCAGCTGCCCTCAGGGCTCCTCACACACAGCCATTTGCGTGAGCTCTGGAGCAACAAACAGATGCAAGCCCCAACAAAATACTGGGCTTCCAGCCCCAGGGTTACTAGCCATGCAACCCAGAGTGAGCCCCCCCCAAAATGTGCACCCTCACATGGCACCATCCACCCTTGCCCCCTTCAGCTGGCTTCACAAGGGACTGCTGCTGCCCCCCAGCAATGGAGGTGGGGAGGTTCTCCCACTGGCTGCCAGCTCACCGTGCCTCCTGTGGCCACCAAAACCACTTACCCAGGGGCCCAAACTGCAGCCAGCCCTGTCTAAGCCCCGTCTTCACATGCCCCAGTGCCCACACTCTGGAGCCCACAGCACTGGGAGGGTTTCCCCTCTCTTGAGGAACCACTGCTGGCAGggcacagcagcacagccaggagggtCAGTAGCAGGTGGATTCACGCCATGCAGCCACTCTGCCCAGCATGCAGCCTTCCCCAGGGACGTTACCTCTTCCACCAGCTGGTGAGGCGGCTTTCTCTTTCGCTTTAAACTACCCCAAGTGTTTCCTAAAAGCCCCTGGCAACGCTTCCAAAAGGTTTTACAGCCTGGGGGTTTAGTGGCAGGGAGCTGAGCGGGGGAAGAGAGAGACACAGAAAGAGTTGAGGGCAGAGTGGGTGAGGACCTGCAGCAGGAGAGCGCAGGCAAAGTGGGTGGCACAAGCTGGTCCTCAGCCCTTGGGCATCGCTCGGCATCAGCACAGCCAAATGTCCCTCTCCTGAGGCTGACAGAGCCCCAACAGCTCGCTTGGAAATGGCCCAGGGAGGTCCCAGCATGGGGGCTACCCCATAGGCCTCAAAGCCTTCCAGTCTGCATGGCGGCAGAACTCCGGAGAGCTGCCCTAGCTGCACAGTGGTGGCTGGCCCACAATGGGTGCTCACCCATAGTTCTGCTGAAGCTGCCTACCGTCTCCCACGTACCgtctgcagcacctcctcccctggcCGCTCACTGCCGCCCACTGGCTGCACCTTCTTCTTCTCACCCTTCTTGCCAATGCTGAGGATAAGGTTGACCGTCCCCGCCAGCCCACTGGGGCCCCatggtggcagcagcagtgtgGAGGTATCAGCAGGATCCCAGCTGACAGACTCCTCAGGAGGTCCCACACCATGGGGTGTTGAGCTGCTGGGtttcccccagctctgctccactcCCGATGGGGCATCTGAGAGGGGCGATGCTGGTGGGGAGATGGCCACTCCTGCTGGCTGCCGTGGCTCCGATCTTGGCATGGGCTTCAGGAGGGAGCAGGGCGTGAACTCCACTGGGCTATGGTTGCTCTCCAACTGAGGCTGAGCACACAGGGCATGCTGCTCCTGGGGAGCCAGGCAAGAGAGGGAAATGTGGAGGAAGGACTGCCAGGGCCAGGCACTTTCTCAGGACAATCTTCCCTTTGCCCTGCCTGAACCCCAGAGAGTCCCAGAGTTACTGGCACACATCCCTCCTCTATTTCTGCACCACCCAACTCTGTCCAGTGCCTCTGCTACCCTCAGCCTCGAGGCTGGTCCTGCTCCCCAACAGTCTCATCGTGGCTGGGTACTCACTTGGCTGGTGGGGGACATGCCTGAGGGGCCTTTCGGGTCCCTTCTGTCCTCCTGCTTGCTCCCCAGGTCCCGCTGACGCCTCTGTGCTCGCCAGCGCACCAGCACCCAGCCCAGCATGCTCTGCAGCTCCTCCAAGCGCTCCTTTATCTGAGGGGAGGAGAGATGCTGGGCAGCCTGCAAGGACCCTGGGCCCAGGGACACTGGCCCTACTAGGATACCTCATTACAGAGCAGTTTAGGAGTTTTTTGGGAGTGGGATACAGTCAGTCACATCATCTCAAGTCTCAGCATCCATTGCTGGGTGAAACCCCTTCCTGCCCTGAGCAGCCCCAGGGATGCATGGCCAGCCCCATCCCACTCACTGGGGCTCTGCACCTGCACCTTGCTCCCTCCTCCAGGGCCTGTCCCCAGAGGATTTCGGGGGGTACTGAGGCTCCCCAACCCCATTTCCCCGTCCTTACTGTTGCGCTTAGGTAGTGCTCCTCAGACACCAGCTGCTGCCCTGATGCCGCCAGTGCCTCAAACTCCTTGAGCTTCCCTTCGATCCTCCTCTCCAGCTCCTCACATGGAGTCTCCAGAAGGCTGTGGCCAGTTGGGCTTTCAGAGAAGATCCGAGCCCGCGTGTCCTCCGTCCAGGAGCTGTGAGCACATGAAAGAAAGGCTGAGGGGGCTGAGGAACGACCCAGCCCCTCCCTTCCTGCAGGCCCCAGGAAAGCCATTCCCATGCTCAGAAACGGCTGGAAGCAGCTCACTAGGGTAGTGGCAAGTGTGGCAGGGTAGGGGAAGGTGCTATGGGGCTGCCCCATGGCAGGCAGCCCTGACACAGCCCTTTGTTCCAGGGTGCCCATGGTCTTGCCTGGCTGCAGCTCTGGCACTGCCCACATACTCACCAGCAGCCCATGCTCTGGCAATGCCATGCTCTCACCAGCTCCCCCCCAACCACCACAGAGGCAACGCCAACAGCTCATCACCACTTACATCATGGCTAAGTAATCCTTGAAGAAGTGCCGCAGCCGGCTAGCCTGCTGCATGCGGGCCCGGGTCTCCTgtagcagctcctgcagccctgcccaggcCCACAGTGTCCCCTGCACCTCCTGGCTGATGGGGCACAGCCGAGCAGGGCAGAGCTCTTGCAAGCGAGCAGCTGccctctccagctcctccagcttcCTCTGGAGGGTGTCCGATACCACACACTAAAGATCACAAGGCAGAAAAGGTTCAGGATGCATCCAACCACTCTTTGCCCAAGGATGGACTCCCCTGCGCTTTGGGATGCAGGGACGGAGGGAAGGATGGAAGGGAGGATGCTGGCACAGGGGCTGCAGGAAGTGGGCAGAGCCACCCTTGGTAGGGAGgatgggcagagcagagggctgcCTGGTTTCCCCACTCTGCTTCTGTGAGTCACCTCCCCACTGGCGGGAAGATGAGCAAGGTGCTGACAGCTGGGCAATGGCACACGGGAACTGATGCAAGCTCTCTCCCCTTGCCTGGCCTGTGCTGGCAGAGGGGAGTGGAGTGGTGCAGAGCTCAGCTTGGCTGGAAAATTCCAGCCCAGCCCACCGTGGTGTGCCAAGGCTTACAACACCTGGGCCCCTGGGGGCCAGTGCCTCTCTGGGACAGCCCCAGCCAGCCAGGACACCTCCCCACCATGGGCATGGCCGGCCACGTTCCCCGGGTctcacctccagctcctgctgctggctcagcaaggcctgcagcccctggagatcCTTCTCACTCTTCACTGTGGTGAAGCCACTCTCTGCTTGGGCAGTGTCTCGAGCCAGCGCCTCGGCTCTGCATCGAAGGGTCTCCAGGCATGGGGATACCTCCGCCACCTAgatgggcagggtggggggggaagacagATGAGCCCCGGCGTGGGACCTGTGCCACTACTTGCCACgcagccccagcccaccccagcctGGAGGCACCCTGCCATGCGCCTGCAAAAGGGCAGGGAGGACCAGCCATGGCAGAGATAGCGATACCAGCCTTGCACAGAGTGGTCCCCATATATACCAATGCCCTTGTGTCCCACTGCAACCAGCCAAAGCATGTGGTCCGTCCCAACTAGCCAGCATGTCCAACTGCAGGTAGACCACGTGGCTGCATCCCCAGACCCTCCGCCTCCATCTCCTACCAGGCGTTCCAGGCTTTCTGTCTCTGCCGCCACCTCCATGACCCGCTCCCGCTCCTTCACTGCATCATTCAGCACCTCCACGGCCTCCTGCAGCTCTCCCAAGGGGCAGCTCATGTCCTTGCTGCTCAGTGGCTGGCTGGCCTGGGCTGAGAGCAGGGGAAAAGACCCCTGCGAGCCACAACACCCACTCCCTGGCTGTAGCCAACAGAAACACTGGGCatgagggagatggggaatgatCCCCCAGGCAGCTGGGCTTGAGAGGGGCACCCACAGGGTCACCCTGCCAGCCACAGAACAACCCTTGGGCCGGTCCCAGGTGCTGGGTGATCCCAAGGGACACCTGGCCACGCTGCTCACCGCTGCAGGTCCCTGCTGGCTCTGTGCCTCTTCCTCTTGCAGGTCCTGCAGGAACTCAGACAGGACTAGGGAGTCACGCAGGTCTGCTGCCCGGCGCCGTAGGGCTGCCTGCACATGTGCCAACCTGTGGGGACAGGCACCTGTCACAAGTGCTGGCACCCTCTGCGCCTCCTTGGGGTGAGCATCCTCCTCCCTGCTCATCCTGGGGACCAGAGAGGAGGAACCTTCCCTCGGGACTCACTTCTCCTCCACCATCTCCACCTTCCTCTGCATCTTCCTTGCCCCATCATGCTCAGCGGGTGGCTCGCCCACTGCTTCCTCCCGCAGTGCCTGGAGCTTGAGGCcacacagcaggagctgcctctcCAGCTGGCCCATCTCCTCCAGGTCGCAGCGCAGCTCTGCCGGGCTTCTCATGGTGGCTGGCTCCGAGAGTGACCCGGCCACAGCTTGCAGCCACCGCTCAGCCCGGTCCAGCTCCCCCACCAGCCTCAGTGCCTGCGGGGAGAGTGGGGAACCCATCAGCCTGGCTCTGAGCCACCCAGGGGAGGCAGAAGCCATGCTGCCACCCCACTGCGTGTACCTGGGGCACCAGCAGCTTGGACAGCAAAGTTGGAGCAGCATGCAGGCTGCAAGGTCAGCCAGAGATGTCGGTGCTAATGCTGCAGCTCCAGTCCCCGTGGGCACTGGCTTCGCTTGCCAATCCCCAGCAAGCTGCTGGATTGGGGCATGCCCCtgtgcccaccccagccctgcctccgTGTACCTTATCGATTTCCCGCAGCACGGCACCGTTCTCCTGGTGCTTCCTCTGCAGGTCCTCccacagctcccccagctcccgcAGCATGGCCTCTACCTGCGGGCTCCCCGGGGGTCCCTCTGGTGCTGGCTCCTCCTGGGAGGCAGGGAAGGTGGTTAG from Accipiter gentilis chromosome 28, bAccGen1.1, whole genome shotgun sequence carries:
- the LOC126051620 gene encoding uncharacterized protein LOC126051620 isoform X1, translating into MSGSTARKVQPFTISTKLSLPKCAADFSGDACPGIALASALDNHRGLRRSLNERISLYLAQARAGPAAPAGQGRSPSPGEDGATDEEQLNRNFLARSIKKITLSNWHGEAGAGDAGGPGDPARIGGERNHNNNNSRTGKAQLKLAGSPALSPQKETPKGKEPTMAPGCGGRSSAGAAPLLDPSPLVAQFNREMLQAEGWVQGKLRDLKDGCDLQDWAEMAQTLQWDMKDFENTLIKLNKMGEQLMWRARPSAEAVRKQLLALWDQWQLLKQTAACQSKTLGGLRSLQDFNRKAERLEAWIRHKEEKPSLAALLQESPDKVQLTRRILDLKQEEQQFQSLHKELNSLAQKLEKQGKSESRSISARRKHLNKMWLRLQGNLKEHQEALHLALEVAAFLQQADTLLRAIHAKQRSVCGAGKPGEGEPCRDRDVRDIASQVMMLDVTVSQLLSLQPSLAARVTPKHRDVKESWAQLQQVLRMEKAPPLAGSSPVGEAMARSAEPRGDDSSCGAGGKEAEDKWTRGPGSMVPKDVPRKMAENRMEEESSPGSPAAGQPPHSGDSKRRETEAEWGTQQPEAQLQDVCQAVNVQTVCLHKDSMCPRVPLCPVGYVESPEAAQMQREPLDSSSSTRAVLLEEPAPEGPPGSPQVEAMLRELGELWEDLQRKHQENGAVLREIDKALRLVGELDRAERWLQAVAGSLSEPATMRSPAELRCDLEEMGQLERQLLLCGLKLQALREEAVGEPPAEHDGARKMQRKVEMVEEKLAHVQAALRRRAADLRDSLVLSEFLQDLQEEEAQSQQGPAAPGSGCCGSQGSFPLLSAQASQPLSSKDMSCPLGELQEAVEVLNDAVKERERVMEVAAETESLERLVAEVSPCLETLRCRAEALARDTAQAESGFTTVKSEKDLQGLQALLSQQQELECVVSDTLQRKLEELERAAARLQELCPARLCPISQEVQGTLWAWAGLQELLQETRARMQQASRLRHFFKDYLAMISWTEDTRARIFSESPTGHSLLETPCEELERRIEGKLKEFEALAASGQQLVSEEHYLSATIKERLEELQSMLGWVLVRWRAQRRQRDLGSKQEDRRDPKGPSGMSPTSQEQHALCAQPQLESNHSPVEFTPCSLLKPMPRSEPRQPAGVAISPPASPLSDAPSGVEQSWGKPSSSTPHGVGPPEESVSWDPADTSTLLLPPWGPSGLAGTVNLILSIGKKGEKKKVQPVGGSERPGEEVLQTLPATKPPGCKTFWKRCQGLLGNTWGSLKRKRKPPHQLVEEAQVEVRKTSGVKQLPAVTHRPPAPSSRTTATSHTLPKAGVGSLFDSLQQRERARAEQARLLTLQGIMGASSLQPAPEEHHGPSNTWPQKCSWMKGGPAAAAAGAPLGELLLYVRNPLVQDIDAECGVASRDRLPGPKPMSPHLSLGSVLSLELPQDTVVLGCHRGAAVLQEEVEGQEQRQDWGMRPWEPTGMHGAGWQEEVVVDGHSPQGPGEGLGTSPNSERGTWFKEVSFNPSYSQQRAHRAGEEHWSPRHPSSAGEDLLDFRPSRPSHVGVLHKWVSWEGDELAAQLGQDGSPGTTGRARHHRATRLELGPSPASIPGRAGAVPGTAHIQQPAGSGQPARSPASPAAPTQLSVFEWALGSPQPHSPVSGPGKVCHPAHRQFEEEEEELQAIWDGAGEQQVPSLPAGSCAHQMGSGAGSLLSPDATAARPLILSSANNVLVAKFTLPTAARLLHSPLGEKSPGVGYSGGGSPSRHGVSPRVEELVSAASLDSPGALDRRRHGEEERKGSKAPPGKMEFQMMEGTLERKHVLQTGGRKASCRAWGLFHAVLMRQTLCFYQDRRDSLKSSVVALPLNLSGAVCTPDAEYMKKTNCFRLQLRDGSEYLLRAPSQPLMNEWVSKLQQNSGFPEVDYFQAAAHRVEGTSGAGGFSKVPSPGSSYLQGHHQVTTTKSQEIVVLPCSNAQLQQPLGSQDGPANESVAVAEDVRGARHREQQWSPRGVPGLWDNSCPDDNYGLVANKRRSYSFTSATYQKITPVAMPKELVEAGSSYSVTLYIGEQAPAVPRARCHSFVARLGSPQDMLGEKTPSPPQPKNKSVFKKFFGKKE
- the LOC126051620 gene encoding uncharacterized protein LOC126051620 isoform X4, coding for MSGSTARKVQPFTISTKLSLPKCAADFSGDACPGIALASALDNHRGLRRSLNERISLYLAQARAGPAAPAGQGRSPSPGEDGATDEEQLNRNFLARSIKKITLSNWHGEAGAGDAGGPGDPARIGGERNHNNNNSRTGKAQLKLAGSPALSPQKETPKGKEPTMAPGCGGRSSAGAAPLLDPSPLVAQFNREMLQAEGWVQGKLRDLKDGCDLQDWAEMAQTLQWDMKDFENTLIKLNKMGEQLMWRARPSAEAVRKQLLALWDQWQLLKQTAACQSKTLGGLRSLQDFNRKAERLEAWIRHKEEKPSLAALLQESPDKVQLTRRILDLKQEEQQFQSLHKELNSLAQKLEKQGKSESRSISARRKHLNKMWLRLQGNLKEHQEALHLALEVAAFLQQADTLLRAIHAKRSVCGAGKPGEGEPCRDRDVRDIASQVMMLDVTVSQLLSLQPSLAARVTPKHRDVKESWAQLQQVLRMEKAPPLAGSSPVGEAMARSAEPRGDDSSCGAGGKEAEDKWTRGPGSMVPKDVPRKMAENRMEEESSPGSPAAGQPPHSGDSKRRETEAEWGTQQPEAQLQDVCQAVNVQTVCLHKDSMCPRVPLCPVGYVESPEAAQMQREPLDSSSSTRAVLLEEPAPEGPPGSPQVEAMLRELGELWEDLQRKHQENGAVLREIDKALRLVGELDRAERWLQAVAGSLSEPATMRSPAELRCDLEEMGQLERQLLLCGLKLQALREEAVGEPPAEHDGARKMQRKVEMVEEKLAHVQAALRRRAADLRDSLVLSEFLQDLQEEEAQSQQGPAAPGSGCCGSQGSFPLLSAQASQPLSSKDMSCPLGELQEAVEVLNDAVKERERVMEVAAETESLERLVAEVSPCLETLRCRAEALARDTAQAESGFTTVKSEKDLQGLQALLSQQQELECVVSDTLQRKLEELERAAARLQELCPARLCPISQEVQGTLWAWAGLQELLQETRARMQQASRLRHFFKDYLAMISWTEDTRARIFSESPTGHSLLETPCEELERRIEGKLKEFEALAASGQQLVSEEHYLSATIKERLEELQSMLGWVLVRWRAQRRQRDLGSKQEDRRDPKGPSGMSPTSQEQHALCAQPQLESNHSPVEFTPCSLLKPMPRSEPRQPAGVAISPPASPLSDAPSGVEQSWGKPSSSTPHGVGPPEESVSWDPADTSTLLLPPWGPSGLAGTVNLILSIGKKGEKKKVQPVGGSERPGEEVLQTLPATKPPGCKTFWKRCQGLLGNTWGSLKRKRKPPHQLVEEAQVEVRKTSGVKQLPAVTHRPPAPSSRTTATSHTLPKAGVGSLFDSLQQRERARAEQARLLTLQGIMGASSLQPAPEEHHGPSNTWPQKCSWMKGGPAAAAAGAPLGELLLYVRNPLVQDIDAECGVASRDRLPGPKPMSPHLSLGSVLSLELPQDTVVLGCHRGAAVLQEEVEGQEQRQDWGMRPWEPTGMHGAGWQEEVVVDGHSPQGPGEGLGTSPNSERGTWFKEVSFNPSYSQQRAHRAGEEHWSPRHPSSAGEDLLDFRPSRPSHVGVLHKWVSWEGDELAAQLGQDGSPGTTGRARHHRATRLELGPSPASIPGRAGAVPGTAHIQQPAGSGQPARSPASPAAPTQLSVFEWALGSPQPHSPVSGPGKVCHPAHRQFEEEEEELQAIWDGAGEQQVPSLPAGSCAHQMGSGAGSLLSPDATAARPLILSSANNVLVAKFTLPTAARLLHSPLGEKSPGVGYSGGGSPSRHGVSPRVEELVSAASLDSPGALDRRRHGEEERKGSKAPPGKMEFQMMEGTLERKHVLQTGGRKASCRAWGLFHAVLMRQTLCFYQDRRDSLKSSVVALPLNLSGAVCTPDAEYMKKTNCFRLQLRDGSEYLLRAPSQPLMNEWVSKLQQNSGFPEVDYFQAAAHRVEGTSGAGGFSKVPSPGSSYLQGHHQVTTTKSQEIVVLPCSNAQLQQPLGSQDGPANESVAVAEDVRGARHREQQWSPRGVPGLWDNSCPDDNYGLVANKRRSYSFTSATYQKITPVAMPKELVEAGSSYSVTLYIGEQAPAVPRARCHSFVARLGSPQDMLGEKTPSPPQPKNKSVFKKFFGKKE
- the LOC126051620 gene encoding uncharacterized protein LOC126051620 isoform X8 — translated: MSGSTARKVQPFTISTKLSLPKCAADFSGDACPGIALASALDNHRGLRRSLNERISLYLAQARAGPAAPAGQGRSPSPGEDGATDEEQLNRNFLARSIKKITLSNWHGEAGAGDAGGPGDPARIGGERNHNNNNSRTGKAQLKLAGSPALSPQKETPKGKEPTMAPGCGGRSSAGAAPLLDPSPLVAQFNREMLQAEGWVQGKLRDLKDGCDLQDWAEMAQTLQWDMKDFENTLIKLNKMGEQLMWRARPSAEAVRKQLLALWDQWQLLKQTAACQSKTLGGLRSLQDFNRKAERLEAWIRHKEEKPSLAALLQESPDKVQLTRRILDLKQEEQQFQSLHKELNSLAQKLEKQGKSESRSISARRKHLNKMWLRLQGNLKEHQEALHLALEVAAFLQQADTLLRAIHAKMLDVTVSQLLSLQPSLAARVTPKHRDVKESWAQLQQVLRMEKAPPLAGSSPVGEAMARSAEPRGDDSSCGAGGKEAEDKWTRGPGSMVPKDVPRKMAENRMEEESSPGSPAAGQPPHSGDSKRRETEAEWGTQQPEAQLQDVCQAVNVQTVCLHKDSMCPRVPLCPVGYVESPEAAQMQREPLDSSSSTRAVLLEEPAPEGPPGSPQVEAMLRELGELWEDLQRKHQENGAVLREIDKALRLVGELDRAERWLQAVAGSLSEPATMRSPAELRCDLEEMGQLERQLLLCGLKLQALREEAVGEPPAEHDGARKMQRKVEMVEEKLAHVQAALRRRAADLRDSLVLSEFLQDLQEEEAQSQQGPAAPGSGCCGSQGSFPLLSAQASQPLSSKDMSCPLGELQEAVEVLNDAVKERERVMEVAAETESLERLVAEVSPCLETLRCRAEALARDTAQAESGFTTVKSEKDLQGLQALLSQQQELECVVSDTLQRKLEELERAAARLQELCPARLCPISQEVQGTLWAWAGLQELLQETRARMQQASRLRHFFKDYLAMISWTEDTRARIFSESPTGHSLLETPCEELERRIEGKLKEFEALAASGQQLVSEEHYLSATIKERLEELQSMLGWVLVRWRAQRRQRDLGSKQEDRRDPKGPSGMSPTSQEQHALCAQPQLESNHSPVEFTPCSLLKPMPRSEPRQPAGVAISPPASPLSDAPSGVEQSWGKPSSSTPHGVGPPEESVSWDPADTSTLLLPPWGPSGLAGTVNLILSIGKKGEKKKVQPVGGSERPGEEVLQTLPATKPPGCKTFWKRCQGLLGNTWGSLKRKRKPPHQLVEEAQVEVRKTSGVKQLPAVTHRPPAPSSRTTATSHTLPKAGVGSLFDSLQQRERARAEQARLLTLQGIMGASSLQPAPEEHHGPSNTWPQKCSWMKGGPAAAAAGAPLGELLLYVRNPLVQDIDAECGVASRDRLPGPKPMSPHLSLGSVLSLELPQDTVVLGCHRGAAVLQEEVEGQEQRQDWGMRPWEPTGMHGAGWQEEVVVDGHSPQGPGEGLGTSPNSERGTWFKEVSFNPSYSQQRAHRAGEEHWSPRHPSSAGEDLLDFRPSRPSHVGVLHKWVSWEGDELAAQLGQDGSPGTTGRARHHRATRLELGPSPASIPGRAGAVPGTAHIQQPAGSGQPARSPASPAAPTQLSVFEWALGSPQPHSPVSGPGKVCHPAHRQFEEEEEELQAIWDGAGEQQVPSLPAGSCAHQMGSGAGSLLSPDATAARPLILSSANNVLVAKFTLPTAARLLHSPLGEKSPGVGYSGGGSPSRHGVSPRVEELVSAASLDSPGALDRRRHGEEERKGSKAPPGKMEFQMMEGTLERKHVLQTGGRKASCRAWGLFHAVLMRQTLCFYQDRRDSLKSSVVALPLNLSGAVCTPDAEYMKKTNCFRLQLRDGSEYLLRAPSQPLMNEWVSKLQQNSGFPEVDYFQAAAHRVEGTSGAGGFSKVPSPGSSYLQGHHQVTTTKSQEIVVLPCSNAQLQQPLGSQDGPANESVAVAEDVRGARHREQQWSPRGVPGLWDNSCPDDNYGLVANKRRSYSFTSATYQKITPVAMPKELVEAGSSYSVTLYIGEQAPAVPRARCHSFVARLGSPQDMLGEKTPSPPQPKNKSVFKKFFGKKE